The genomic interval TGGATCAGTGATGACCACCCCTACTCTCTTTGATTTATCGGGGGCAGATTAGGGATTAAATCCACTAATGGCTGTCGAAAGCCCAAATTGATGGGCTGGAACCAAATTAGTTGACGATTCTCCCATTAAATGGTCTTTAACTAGTTAGGTTTTGAATTTAGTTGGAGATTTTCCAACTACTTGAGTTAAGGTAAGGCAGGACCTGTTTTTATGATTTCCCTACATTTAATAAGAAATTCTTGAGGTTGCCAAGAGGAAGCTTTATCATAGGGAGAAAATAGGGAATAAAAGGAGGACGGGTACCTGTGGCTAAAGGGTTAGAAGGCAAGCGCGTCGTGATTGCGGGCTCGCGGAAGACCGAGGAAATGAGCACGCTAATAGAAAAGCAAGGCGGAGTCCCTCTGGTCAGATCCCTTCAAGGGACGGTTTTTCTCGCGGATCAAGCAGTGGAACCGGATCTTCGCCGTCTGATGGACGAGGGAGCGGATTGGGTAATTTTAACGACAGGGATTGGGACGGAAGTCCTGATTCATATAGCAGAAAATATGGGAGAGAAGGAGCGTTTCCTCTCTGTGCTGCAAGGGGCTAAGATGGCGGCGCGAGGGTATAAGACGTATTCCGTACTCAAAAAGCTGGACATCTCACCTACAGCTAAAGATGACGACGGAACGACTCAAGGGTTGATACGAGCTTTGGAGCCTTTTGACTTTGCCGGACAACGTGTGGTGGTGCAACTTCATGGAGATCCAGCCCCGCGCTTGATTCAGTTCTTAGAAGAACGAGGGGGCAAGGTGTCCGAGCTTTTGCCGTATCAGCATGTGGCGCCAGAGAAAGAGACGGTCGAGCAGTTCTGCAGGGAGCTCACCGCGGGAGAGTTGGATGCGGTTTGCTTTACGGCGGCGATACAAGTTCGATTCTTGTTTCAGTATGCTCGGGAGAATGGACTTCGAGAGAGCGTGCTGGATGCTTTTGAAAACAAGGTGCTCGCGGTTGCGGTAGGGAAGATCTGTGCGGAGGCGCTTCGGGAAGTTGGGGTTACCCGTATCCTAGCCCCAGAGAATGAGCGGATGGGAGCGATGATTATTGAGTTAGCCCAGTATTACGAGGCCCATGATTGATCAGCGCATTGTGCCCGGATTTCACCTGCAGGCTAAGCTTTATCTCATCAGCTATGTTTCCCAGGGTTTGATCGTGAAAGGTTATCTTGCGATCCCACGAGGGAATGGTCCTTTTCCTCTTTTGGTCTATTGTCGAGGAGGGATCAAGAATGTCGGCATGACCAAGCTGGCTTGGGTGAGTCGATTTGTCGAGCAAGGCTTTATCGTCTTCGCTCCCTTTTATCGCGGGAACCGTGGAGGAGAGGGGCGTGAGGACTTCGGCGGGGAAGACCGGTATGATGTGTTGGAAACCATTCCTTGGCTTATGGAGCATCCTTTGGTGGATGCCAAGCGCATGCATATCTTCGGCTTTTCTCGGGGGTCCCTGCCTGCCCTGTATGCGGCCATGGAGTATGATTGCTTCCGGAGTGTGGTCGTGTGGGGAGGAGTCTCGGATATGGTTCTTACGTATGAGGAGCGCGTGGACCTGAGGAGAATGCTTAAGCGCGTTATCGGGGGTCCGCCATGGAAGAAGCCTGAGGAGTATCGGTATCGCTCTCCCCTCTATCGGGTGGAGGAATTGAAGGCTCCGGTCTTGATTGTCCATGGGGCAGAGGATCGGTTGGTTGGCGTAGAGCATGCGCATCGTCTGTCTTCGGCGTTACATAAGGCAGGAATTCAATATACGATGAGAATTTACGAAGGACTCGGTCATCTTTTTCCACCAGAAGAACGTGAAAGAGCCGTTGTATCGATGTTTTCCTGGATGGAAGAGCAAAAGAGTTTATAGAAGAAAGTGGGGGAAAGCATGGCTATACTTGTTACAGGTGGAGCAGGCTATATTGGCAGCCACACCGTTTTGTTATTGAAGCAGTTAGGGGAAGAAGTCATCGTCTTTGATAATCTGCAAAAAGGGCATCAACAAGCTATCCTTGGGGATTCTTTTTATCAAGGTGATCTTCATAATGTGGAATTGTTGGACGAGATCTTCACGAAGCACTCGATTGAGGCTGTGATTCACTTTGCCGCGAATTCTTTGGTGGGAGAAAGTGTGCAGGATCCGATGTCTTATTATCATAACAATGTGATCGGGTCCTATCACTTAGTGCAGAAGTTGATTCAGCATGAGGTGAAAGCAATCGTCTTCTCCTCCACGGCAGCAACGTATGGAGAACCGGTGAAGGTGCCGATTGAAGAAGAAGATCCAACCGTGCCGACCAATCCGTATGGAGAGACGAAGCTTGCGATCGAGAGGATGCTGAAATGGGCGGATCAAGCTTATGGGTTGAAGTCGGTTTGCCTTCGTTACTTTAACGCCGCGGGGGCAGATCCAGAGGGACAGATTGGGGAGGATCATACACCCGAAACTCACCTGATTCCGATCGTATTACAGTGTGCCCTAGGCCAACGCGCTGAGGTGAGTGTATTCGGAGACGATTACCCGACGGAAGATGGAACGTGCATCCGAGATTATATTCATGTTATGGACTTGGCTCAGGCCCATTATCTTGCGCTGCAGCGGTTGCGCGAGAAAAAGGAAAGCGGGATCTATAATTTGGGGAATGGAACCGGCTTTTCCGTCAAACAAGTCATTGACACATGTCGACAGGTGACAGGCGCCGATATTTCGGCGATGATCGCGCCACGCCGTGCGGGGGATCCGGCGGTCCTCATTGCTTCTTCGGATAAAGCGAGACGTGAGCTGGGGTGGGAGCCTGCATACCCGGACCTCGGTACGATTGTGGAGCATGCATGGATCTGGCACAAAAGTAACCCAACAGGTTACCCAAAGGCGTAAGATTATCCTAAATTTTGGTGATAAAACGAAAGTGTTGTAGTATAATAGAACTAGATTAGGTTTCTCCTAATCTGTATATTCCCAACAATCGCCTCCTGCTTTCATGTAGGTGGCTTTTTTTGTCCAGAACAGATGAGCTCATTTTTGCATAACATGAAATAATAGACCTTGACCAACTACCTTTTCGATGCAAGGAGGGACAAAGATGGCAACCATCCAGAAAAATCCGATCATGGGTTCAAGTCAGGCTAGTGTTAACCAGATGATTGCCTTTGTTCAAAGGGTAAATCCGAACTTTAACCCTGCGATTGCTCGAGCCTTCCTGCCCATTGGCGCAAGGTATGGCGTACGCGGGGATGTGGCTTTTTGCCAGTCGATACACGAAACGAACTGGTTTCGCTATGGGGGCGATGTCAGAGCGGATCAAAATAATTTTGCCGGGATAGGAGCGACGGGAGGGGTGCCTGGGAATCAGTTTCCAAGCATTGAAGCTGGGGTGACTGCTCAGATTCAGCACTTGTTTGCCTATGCGACGACATCTCCCTTACCTCAGGGAGAAGCCTTGGTAGATCCACGATTTAACCTGGTTCAACGGGGAAGTGCCCCTTATTGGGAGGATTTAGCTGGGAAATGGGCCGTACCGGGCTATGATCGCAACCGATTCTCCAGCTTGCAGCAAGCCCTCGAGGCAGGGGAATCGTATGGTCAACAGATCATGAGCTTGTTCCGAAGCCTGCTGCAGACGACTGCTCCAGTTGCCCCAGCACCTGAGCCTACTCCTGCACCAACTCCTGCACCAGGAGGTTATCCTCCGAATACGGCTTTATGGAAGCAAGAAGCAGTAGATTGGATGTATGAGCAGGGACTGCTAACCGATTCCTCTTGGAAGCAGCGAATCGAAGAGCCGCTCCCTCTATGGGCAGAAGCTGTCGTCTTAAGGCGAATGATGGAAAGACTTAGTTGAACGATTGTTCATGGCTTCCTAGGCTTTTTGGCGTTACAATAGCAGACATAATCTATTTCGCAGAGAAGAAAGAAGGATGCCATGATGAACGGAAAAGGGATTTATGCTGCGCTTTCCGTTGCTATGCTTTTTTGGGGGCTCAATGTCATTGCTGTTAAAGTCCTAGTAACCGCCTACCCCTCTTTAACGATTACGGCCATAAGGGTAACGATTGCGGGACTTTGTGTTCTTTTATATACCTGGTGGGCCGAGGGCTTCCGGAACATGAACCGTCAGGAATGGTTCTATCTATTCCTGGCGGCCTTAACTGGGGTCTTTGGCCATCATATATTCTTGGCTTTCGGCCTAAAAGAAACCACCGGATCAAACGGGTCTTTGATTCTTTCCTTGAACCCGTTGACTACGGTCGTGTTAGCTTACTTATTTTTAGGGGAGCGATTAACCCGTCTTCGCAGCATCGGTGTCGCCCTCGGTTTTGCTGGTGTGTTAACGATCGTGCTACGAGGAGCTGATTCTGGTCTGCCATCGGTTCATCTTGGGGATGTCCTCGTCTTTTTAGGCATGCTCAGTCAATCGGTGAGCTTCCTTGCGATACGTAAGATACTCGCTACGGTTTCGGTGAATCAAGTCACTTCGTATTCCTTCCTCATGGGGGGTGGACTCTTGTTCCTGACGGGGTATGGAGTGGAAGCTGTTTCTCCGCTGGCTGTATTCGGGATGCTTACTCCAGGGATGTGGCTGTTGCTGTTTACCTCGGCGATGATTGCGACGGCGTTAGGAGGTTGGATTTGGAACCGAGGTATTCGTGAGCTTGGGCCGGGACAGACGGCCGTGTTCATTAATATGACCCCGTTTTATGGCTTGGTCGGATCAGCCTTGTTTCTCGGGGAATCCATTGGAATCGCGCATATGATTGGCTTTGTTCTGATTGTCGGGGGCGTTCTCTTAGGCAGCGGCTGGTATGAAGCGAATCGGGGGAAATGGGCTCGGCGCAAGGTTACCCATAATCTTGACATTGATTCGTCACATGGAGAGTTTTACAATAGTTCTCAAAATAGAAATTAGGGGAGAAACGAAAAGAACATGAGTGATACTCCATTTGTGGTCCGATTCAATGAGGTCAGCCAAGTCAATTTGCCCCATTATTATGATTATGCCTACGTCATTCAGCGGATTAAGGAAACTTTATTTGAAAAGTATGGTCTGTCCGTGAACATGTATATGGATAATGAAAACCAGCAAGAAATTTGGAATGTGTTAGCGGAGGATGTAGAAGCCAAACGCGAAGATCTAGAGTTTGTCGCCTACGTGATGGATGGGATTGAAACCCATATGGTAACCCCCCTTCCCCAAACTCATGGGGTCGAGTTTACGGTTTCTCCGTTTTTAGATAATGCCATGTACTATTACCCTCGTTTTCGAGTGGCCTTGGCCCGGGCAACGGTGTTTCACAGCTCGGGTCCTTATCACCACCACTTTATCTTGACGGACGAGGACGCCAATTTGCTAGAGTTTATTGCATATATTCAAAGAAGGCAAAGGGAACATGACCGTCGCAATGTCGCAGTGTTTACGGATACGGATGATGGGCTCGAGCGCAAAAAGGTGAACATCACGCATCTCGTTCAGAGAGAAGATGTGCTCCTAGAGGAAGATCTGAAGCGGCAGATTTATCGTTCCATTGATGAATTCTTCCATGACAGCGGGGAGTTCTTCCGAACCTACAACATTCCTTATAAACGAGGGATTCTTCTTTACGGGAAGCCCGGCAACGGAAAAACCACACTAGTTAAATCCATTGCTAACACCATTACCGCCCCTGTGGCTTACTGGCAGATTACCGAGTACACGAATAGTTATTCGATCAAGCAGGTGTTCGAGACGGCTTTGAAGATGGCACCGATGGTGCTCGTTATCGAAGATATCGATTCGATGCCGGAAAGTGTCCGTTCTGTGTTCCTCAACACGTTGGATGGCGTGACGTCGAAGGAAGGGATTTTTCTAATTGGCACCACTAACTATCCGGAAAAGATCGATCCTGCGTTGATTAACCGAGCGGGTCGATTCGACCGGGCCTATGAAATTAAGCTGCCTAATCGAGAGATGCGTTTGCGTTATCTGAAGAAGCTTGGTTTTGCTCGATTCTTGAAGGAGCAAGAAATGGAGAAATTGGCGGAAGCTCTAGAAGGTTCATCCATTGCTCAGTTGAATGAGTTGTATATCACAGCGGCTCTGGAATGGCATTATGAAAAGAGCGTCAACCTAGAAAAGCTCTTGGAGGAGATGCAAACCGATATCCGTAAACTCCAGAAGCAGCAATGGGATTCGGATGATGAGGCAGGGCGATTAGGATTTTATTAGACGTCCAACCAAACGTATCCTAGAAAATACCATTTACTCCTAAAAAACGACCATTTGCGCCATTTTTTAAAATAAACTTAAAATTTTGTGTATAATTAGATCAAACATCACATTCCTAGTTAGTGAGTGGAGAGATAAAAAAAGAGATAGAAACAAGATAAGAGAGAGCCTGTAAAAAAGTCAAGCTGGAGGATCCGTTCCTCCAGCTTGAAGTGTTTTTTGGAGGGTGGTTGGGGTAGGAAGGGGTCGGTGGGTCGGCTGGGATAACGGAACGAATCCCGCTTATTTTTGGAATTGGTGGGTTTGGGGGGGAAATAGCCGAACGAATTCCGCTTATCTGGTCAAAATCGGATGAAAATTAGCATTTTGAGGGCAATAGCGGAAGTTTTTCCGCTTATTTTTGTT from Ammoniphilus sp. CFH 90114 carries:
- a CDS encoding uroporphyrinogen-III synthase, whose product is MAKGLEGKRVVIAGSRKTEEMSTLIEKQGGVPLVRSLQGTVFLADQAVEPDLRRLMDEGADWVILTTGIGTEVLIHIAENMGEKERFLSVLQGAKMAARGYKTYSVLKKLDISPTAKDDDGTTQGLIRALEPFDFAGQRVVVQLHGDPAPRLIQFLEERGGKVSELLPYQHVAPEKETVEQFCRELTAGELDAVCFTAAIQVRFLFQYARENGLRESVLDAFENKVLAVAVGKICAEALREVGVTRILAPENERMGAMIIELAQYYEAHD
- a CDS encoding S9 family peptidase, giving the protein MIDQRIVPGFHLQAKLYLISYVSQGLIVKGYLAIPRGNGPFPLLVYCRGGIKNVGMTKLAWVSRFVEQGFIVFAPFYRGNRGGEGREDFGGEDRYDVLETIPWLMEHPLVDAKRMHIFGFSRGSLPALYAAMEYDCFRSVVVWGGVSDMVLTYEERVDLRRMLKRVIGGPPWKKPEEYRYRSPLYRVEELKAPVLIVHGAEDRLVGVEHAHRLSSALHKAGIQYTMRIYEGLGHLFPPEERERAVVSMFSWMEEQKSL
- the galE gene encoding UDP-glucose 4-epimerase GalE, which produces MAILVTGGAGYIGSHTVLLLKQLGEEVIVFDNLQKGHQQAILGDSFYQGDLHNVELLDEIFTKHSIEAVIHFAANSLVGESVQDPMSYYHNNVIGSYHLVQKLIQHEVKAIVFSSTAATYGEPVKVPIEEEDPTVPTNPYGETKLAIERMLKWADQAYGLKSVCLRYFNAAGADPEGQIGEDHTPETHLIPIVLQCALGQRAEVSVFGDDYPTEDGTCIRDYIHVMDLAQAHYLALQRLREKKESGIYNLGNGTGFSVKQVIDTCRQVTGADISAMIAPRRAGDPAVLIASSDKARRELGWEPAYPDLGTIVEHAWIWHKSNPTGYPKA
- a CDS encoding glucosaminidase domain-containing protein, which codes for MATIQKNPIMGSSQASVNQMIAFVQRVNPNFNPAIARAFLPIGARYGVRGDVAFCQSIHETNWFRYGGDVRADQNNFAGIGATGGVPGNQFPSIEAGVTAQIQHLFAYATTSPLPQGEALVDPRFNLVQRGSAPYWEDLAGKWAVPGYDRNRFSSLQQALEAGESYGQQIMSLFRSLLQTTAPVAPAPEPTPAPTPAPGGYPPNTALWKQEAVDWMYEQGLLTDSSWKQRIEEPLPLWAEAVVLRRMMERLS
- a CDS encoding DMT family transporter, whose protein sequence is MMNGKGIYAALSVAMLFWGLNVIAVKVLVTAYPSLTITAIRVTIAGLCVLLYTWWAEGFRNMNRQEWFYLFLAALTGVFGHHIFLAFGLKETTGSNGSLILSLNPLTTVVLAYLFLGERLTRLRSIGVALGFAGVLTIVLRGADSGLPSVHLGDVLVFLGMLSQSVSFLAIRKILATVSVNQVTSYSFLMGGGLLFLTGYGVEAVSPLAVFGMLTPGMWLLLFTSAMIATALGGWIWNRGIRELGPGQTAVFINMTPFYGLVGSALFLGESIGIAHMIGFVLIVGGVLLGSGWYEANRGKWARRKVTHNLDIDSSHGEFYNSSQNRN
- a CDS encoding ATP-binding protein — translated: MSDTPFVVRFNEVSQVNLPHYYDYAYVIQRIKETLFEKYGLSVNMYMDNENQQEIWNVLAEDVEAKREDLEFVAYVMDGIETHMVTPLPQTHGVEFTVSPFLDNAMYYYPRFRVALARATVFHSSGPYHHHFILTDEDANLLEFIAYIQRRQREHDRRNVAVFTDTDDGLERKKVNITHLVQREDVLLEEDLKRQIYRSIDEFFHDSGEFFRTYNIPYKRGILLYGKPGNGKTTLVKSIANTITAPVAYWQITEYTNSYSIKQVFETALKMAPMVLVIEDIDSMPESVRSVFLNTLDGVTSKEGIFLIGTTNYPEKIDPALINRAGRFDRAYEIKLPNREMRLRYLKKLGFARFLKEQEMEKLAEALEGSSIAQLNELYITAALEWHYEKSVNLEKLLEEMQTDIRKLQKQQWDSDDEAGRLGFY